A region from the Brachyspira hampsonii genome encodes:
- a CDS encoding type III pantothenate kinase: protein MYLLSDIGNTRVKLGIFEEKNCKPLYYKAIEHSNALDLVNALNEIKNNHTDIKKVFYSSVSLKVNDLFEGSIEDCFNMKPYRVTHNDIVLKDNYYEPRDSVGIDRILSTYASICLENNNEERFASIVIDMGTATTISIMISDFTFLGGMIISGTKTSYQALSNVTSLPYYEIGPIESIPNPINNNVKDAIMSGAIYNTIGTVNYAVSETKKYIKSKYNIKCKIFLTGGISNLKLLKCKVYPFLVLQGIYFNMIYKK from the coding sequence ATGTATTTGCTTTCAGATATAGGAAACACTAGAGTTAAGCTAGGAATTTTTGAAGAAAAAAATTGCAAACCTTTATACTATAAAGCAATAGAACATAGCAATGCTTTAGATTTGGTAAATGCATTAAATGAAATAAAAAATAATCATACAGATATAAAGAAAGTATTTTACAGCAGTGTTTCGCTAAAAGTAAATGATTTATTTGAAGGCAGCATAGAAGATTGTTTTAATATGAAACCTTATAGAGTTACTCATAATGATATTGTATTAAAAGATAATTATTATGAACCTAGAGATTCTGTTGGTATAGATAGAATATTATCTACTTACGCATCTATATGTCTTGAAAACAATAATGAAGAAAGATTCGCTTCAATAGTTATAGATATGGGTACAGCTACTACAATCAGCATTATGATTTCAGATTTTACATTTTTGGGCGGTATGATAATATCAGGTACAAAAACAAGTTATCAGGCATTATCAAATGTTACTTCTTTACCCTATTATGAAATAGGACCTATAGAATCAATTCCTAATCCTATAAACAATAATGTAAAAGATGCTATTATGTCAGGTGCTATATACAATACAATAGGTACTGTCAATTATGCTGTATCAGAAACTAAAAAATATATAAAATCCAAATATAATATTAAATGCAAAATATTTTTGACAGGCGGAATATCAAATTTAAAATTATTGAAATGCAAAGTTTATCCATTTTTAGTTTTACAGGGTATTTATTTTAATATGATATATAAAAAATAA
- the pncB gene encoding nicotinate phosphoribosyltransferase, producing the protein MKPIINSLLDTDLYKFTMQQCALRQFSDVWVRYVFRSRNILEWTEDMHKELLKQIKYFCDLSFRKDELEYLASLRFIKKDYIEFLKLYRPLGEHIKALFDDNKLTVEIEGPWYQTILWEIPVLAMISEIYYAYTVCKDDNGKRAYEQAEINLIKKIDEKLLPIHKSDNGFRFSEFGTRRRFSFDWQRKVVNILKEKLPAECLVGTSNVYFAKTYDLLAVGTNAHEYYQIGQALDKVRLAESQKFMLQSWVNEYRGDLGIALSDTLGTDKFLKDFDLYFAKLYDGIRHDSGDPFEWGYKVINHYKNLRVNPKTKTLLFSDSLNFDKAYNIYKEFKDETNVTFGIGTYITNDFEPVAKPLNIVMKLQSVNGKPVAKLSDDEGKTICEDEAFLNYLKIVAKE; encoded by the coding sequence ATGAAACCTATAATAAATAGTTTGTTAGATACTGATTTATATAAATTTACTATGCAGCAATGTGCCTTAAGACAATTTTCAGATGTTTGGGTTCGTTATGTTTTTAGGAGCAGAAATATTTTAGAGTGGACTGAAGATATGCATAAGGAGCTTTTAAAACAGATAAAATATTTTTGTGATTTAAGCTTTAGAAAAGATGAATTAGAATATTTAGCATCTTTAAGATTTATAAAAAAAGATTATATAGAATTTCTTAAGCTATACAGACCTTTAGGAGAACATATAAAGGCATTATTTGATGATAATAAATTAACTGTAGAAATAGAAGGACCTTGGTATCAAACTATTCTTTGGGAAATACCGGTTCTTGCTATGATTAGTGAAATTTATTATGCTTATACTGTTTGTAAAGATGATAATGGTAAAAGAGCTTATGAACAGGCCGAAATTAATTTAATAAAAAAAATAGATGAAAAATTACTGCCTATACATAAATCAGATAACGGATTTAGATTTTCAGAGTTTGGTACTAGAAGGAGATTTTCTTTTGATTGGCAGAGAAAAGTTGTTAATATATTAAAAGAGAAACTTCCTGCTGAATGTTTAGTAGGTACAAGTAATGTGTATTTTGCTAAGACTTATGATTTGCTTGCTGTTGGTACTAATGCTCATGAATATTATCAAATTGGGCAGGCATTGGATAAGGTAAGGCTTGCAGAAAGTCAGAAGTTTATGCTGCAGTCTTGGGTTAATGAATATAGAGGAGATTTAGGAATAGCTTTATCGGATACTTTAGGTACTGATAAATTTTTAAAAGATTTTGATTTATATTTTGCAAAACTTTATGACGGAATAAGACATGATTCTGGGGATCCTTTTGAGTGGGGATATAAGGTTATAAATCATTATAAAAATCTCAGAGTAAATCCTAAAACTAAAACATTGCTTTTCAGCGACAGTCTTAATTTTGATAAGGCATATAATATATACAAAGAATTCAAAGATGAAACTAATGTTACATTTGGAATAGGCACTTATATTACAAATGATTTTGAACCTGTGGCTAAACCTTTAAATATAGTTATGAAACTTCAAAGTGTTAATGGTAAGCCTGTAGCTAAACTGTCTGATGATGAAGGTAAGACTATATGTGAAGACGAGGCATTTTTGAATTATTTAAAAATCGTTGCAAAAGAATAG
- the flgE gene encoding flagellar hook protein FlgE — translation MMRSLFAGVSGLQNHQTRMDVVGNNIANVNTYGFKRGRVTFKDMISQSLSGAAKPQEDRGGINPQQVGLGMMVATIDTIHTQGALQVTGVNTDLAIQGEGFFIEKRGNNSYYTRNGAFSLDRDGYLVNPSIGYKVQGWNAVLNPETGEMELNTSAGVEDLIIPVGSKDPARATANTKYFCNLQKSGETHQSDLTIYDSTGIPRQLRATFTRTDVNRWDMTIDIPDATEGSVSVSAGDPVEGGGNNTFQLVFNDAGSLISVSDGTNTQTEGVLMPNVSFTYQGTEGEVNQTINLTMGEVGLFNGITQFESPSTTKAIEQDGYTMGMLEGFSFDDSGQITGVFTNGNRKTLGQVALAKFNNAGGLEKAGDTLFVASNNSGAANIGTAAAEGRGSLKAGALEMSNVDLSEQFTDMIVTQRGFQSNARTITTADQMLQEVIALKR, via the coding sequence ATGATGCGTTCATTATTTGCCGGCGTGTCTGGTTTACAAAATCATCAAACTCGAATGGATGTAGTAGGAAATAACATTGCAAATGTTAATACTTATGGATTTAAAAGAGGAAGAGTTACCTTTAAGGATATGATAAGCCAATCTTTAAGCGGAGCAGCTAAGCCGCAGGAAGATAGAGGCGGTATCAATCCTCAACAAGTAGGCTTAGGTATGATGGTTGCAACTATAGACACTATACATACACAAGGTGCTTTACAAGTTACAGGTGTAAACACTGATTTAGCTATTCAGGGAGAAGGTTTCTTTATTGAAAAAAGAGGAAACAATTCTTACTATACAAGAAACGGAGCTTTCTCTTTAGATAGAGATGGTTATTTAGTTAATCCTTCTATAGGTTATAAAGTACAAGGTTGGAATGCAGTACTTAATCCTGAAACAGGTGAAATGGAATTAAATACTTCAGCAGGTGTAGAAGATTTGATTATACCTGTAGGTTCAAAAGATCCAGCAAGAGCTACAGCAAATACAAAATATTTCTGTAACTTACAAAAAAGCGGGGAAACACATCAGTCAGATTTAACTATATATGACTCTACAGGAATACCTCGTCAATTAAGAGCAACTTTCACTAGAACAGATGTTAACAGATGGGATATGACTATAGATATACCAGATGCAACTGAAGGAAGTGTAAGCGTATCAGCAGGCGACCCAGTAGAAGGCGGCGGAAATAATACTTTCCAATTAGTATTTAATGACGCTGGTTCATTAATTTCTGTAAGTGACGGTACTAATACTCAAACAGAAGGAGTATTAATGCCTAATGTATCTTTCACTTATCAAGGAACAGAAGGGGAAGTAAATCAAACTATTAACCTTACTATGGGAGAAGTTGGTTTATTTAATGGTATTACACAATTTGAATCACCTTCAACAACTAAAGCTATAGAACAAGATGGATACACTATGGGTATGCTAGAAGGTTTCAGCTTTGATGACAGCGGTCAGATAACAGGTGTATTCACTAATGGTAACAGAAAAACTTTAGGACAGGTTGCTTTGGCTAAATTCAATAATGCAGGCGGTTTGGAAAAAGCAGGCGATACTTTGTTTGTAGCAAGCAATAACTCAGGAGCAGCCAATATTGGTACAGCAGCTGCAGAAGGAAGAGGTTCTTTAAAAGCAGGAGCTTTGGAGATGTCAAATGTTGATTTGAGTGAACAATTCACTGATATGATAGTAACTCAAAGAGGTTTCCAATCTAATGCCAGAACTATCACTACAGCAGATCAAATGCTTCAGGAAGTTATAGCTCTTAAAAGATAA
- a CDS encoding flagellar motor protein MotB: protein MATIKFGKKAKKVGDKAQVPGPSAPLWLQTYGDFVTLVLTFFVLLLSTMSTSVSDSSIQLIATAFQGSFGVMPGGTTLSQSRLIYGGATVDNLPSTDRGYSVGRSIDKATSVLESEIKSRKVRIEEDERGFIISLGADQYFESASTNLVDNQNNVETFIKLASVLSGLPNDVRIEGHTDSGSIIPGSITEQKFGNNWGLSSARAMVILEKIFENDQAGKLDRNKYSIAGYADTRPVASNDLPDGRALNRRVDIVVVRNDVTYYNQR from the coding sequence ATGGCTACTATTAAATTTGGTAAAAAAGCTAAGAAAGTAGGTGATAAGGCTCAGGTACCGGGTCCTTCAGCTCCCTTATGGCTTCAGACTTACGGAGACTTTGTAACTTTAGTATTAACATTCTTTGTATTATTATTGTCTACAATGTCTACCTCTGTTAGTGATTCTTCTATACAGCTTATCGCTACAGCATTCCAAGGATCATTTGGGGTTATGCCGGGCGGTACTACTTTATCGCAAAGCAGACTTATTTACGGCGGTGCTACAGTTGATAATCTGCCTTCTACAGACAGGGGATATTCTGTTGGAAGAAGTATTGATAAGGCAACTTCTGTTTTAGAATCAGAAATTAAAAGCAGGAAGGTGAGAATAGAGGAAGATGAAAGAGGTTTTATTATAAGCCTTGGGGCAGATCAGTATTTTGAATCTGCTTCTACTAATTTAGTTGATAATCAGAATAATGTTGAAACATTTATAAAATTAGCCTCTGTACTTAGCGGTTTACCTAATGATGTAAGAATAGAAGGTCATACAGATTCTGGTTCTATCATTCCGGGAAGTATTACGGAACAGAAATTTGGTAATAACTGGGGACTTTCTTCTGCAAGGGCTATGGTTATTTTAGAAAAGATATTTGAAAATGATCAGGCGGGAAAGTTAGATAGAAATAAATATTCAATTGCAGGATATGCTGATACTAGACCTGTGGCATCTAATGATTTACCAGATGGAAGAGCTTTAAATAGAAGAGTTGATATTGTTGTAGTAAGAAATGATGTTACTTATTATAATCAGAGATAA
- a CDS encoding class I SAM-dependent methyltransferase — translation MLLADKWKDYKIIDCGEGEKLENIGGFLVSRPDSQVIWSKQLSKWDNLDAIYHRSDKGGGYWQYINKPKDNFIIRYQDLSFKIEFTNFKHIGIFPEQAVNWQFIIDKIKEKKSSTHKNKEIKALNLFAYTGGATVACAYADCNEVVHVDASKKIVGHAQKNIEINNLQNKKVRFIIEDVIKFVLREIRRERKYDVIIMDPPVYGRGPSGELWQIETSLKRLVEECVKLLSDNPILFLINCYTASFSHISLKNILLTSIKHNGIFESGEIGLPTENSKIVLPCGIYARFYS, via the coding sequence ATGCTCTTAGCTGATAAATGGAAAGACTATAAAATTATAGATTGCGGTGAAGGCGAAAAACTTGAGAATATAGGCGGATTTTTAGTATCTCGTCCGGATTCTCAAGTTATTTGGTCTAAACAGTTAAGTAAATGGGATAATTTAGATGCTATATATCATCGTTCGGATAAGGGCGGAGGTTATTGGCAGTATATAAATAAACCTAAAGATAATTTTATCATCAGATATCAAGATTTATCATTCAAAATAGAATTTACTAATTTCAAGCATATAGGTATTTTTCCGGAACAAGCTGTTAATTGGCAGTTTATTATTGACAAGATAAAAGAAAAAAAATCTTCTACTCATAAAAATAAAGAAATAAAAGCATTAAATCTATTTGCATACACAGGCGGTGCAACTGTTGCTTGTGCTTATGCTGATTGTAATGAAGTTGTACATGTTGATGCTTCAAAAAAAATAGTAGGGCATGCTCAAAAAAATATAGAAATAAACAATTTGCAAAATAAAAAAGTAAGATTCATTATTGAAGATGTTATTAAATTTGTTTTAAGAGAAATAAGACGAGAAAGAAAATATGATGTTATAATAATGGATCCTCCCGTATACGGTAGAGGTCCTAGTGGGGAATTATGGCAGATAGAAACTAGTTTAAAAAGATTAGTAGAAGAATGCGTAAAACTTTTATCTGATAATCCTATTCTTTTTTTAATAAATTGTTATACGGCAAGTTTTTCTCATATATCATTAAAAAATATTTTATTGACTTCTATAAAACATAATGGAATTTTTGAAAGCGGTGAAATAGGGCTTCCTACAGAAAATTCTAAGATTGTTCTTCCATGCGGTATATATGCAAGATTTTATTCTTAA
- a CDS encoding flagellar FlbD family protein, translating into MIHITRFDGSILYVNPHQIEFMEETPDLVITMLSGRKVVTKDSFETVLNRIVEYRSRIVCEESVKKPSFYGNEE; encoded by the coding sequence ATGATACATATAACAAGATTTGACGGAAGTATATTGTATGTTAATCCGCATCAAATAGAATTTATGGAGGAGACTCCTGATTTGGTAATAACTATGTTATCCGGAAGGAAGGTAGTAACTAAAGATAGCTTTGAAACAGTACTTAATAGAATAGTAGAATACAGAAGCAGAATAGTTTGCGAAGAGAGTGTAAAAAAACCTTCATTCTATGGTAATGAAGAATAA
- the ptsP gene encoding phosphoenolpyruvate--protein phosphotransferase: protein MEKRITGIGVSPGIAIGKVYLFFKKDIVISKCPCKDVDAEKAKLLEARNKTKEQLIKIRETTAKKVSEEKAAIFDAHITLLEDEDLLEEVNNIITDDKVCAEYALSQGVEVYTKMLSEVEDEYLRERAGDLVDISDRWIRNIQGEDILDVSNLPKDSIVIARDLTPSDTANLDLDNTLAFVTEIGGRTSHTSIMARSLELPAVVGVGDSLKDVENEQIIIVNGNTGSVIVNPTKESIDECLKLKEEFDKKRALLKEYAHKDAISKDGTKIRVYANIGSPADLGGVLKNGADGIGLYRTEFLFMENTDFPTEEEQFKAYKEVAVAMSGHTVTIRTMDIGGDKYLPYLEMPKEENPALGWRALRICLDKTSIIRTQFRALLRASAFGKIKVMLPMIVSIEELRKAKAIFNECKLELMKENIAFNEALELGMMIETPSVVFRAEAFARESDFFSIGTNDLTQYTLASDRGNEKIAAICDPYNPSVLIAIKMAIEGAHASGIIISMCGELAGDLLAVPLLFGLGLDVFSMSAISIPEVKKMIISLDKPECQMLAKRVLSLDTAEEVKAELLRFIEVHEKGGTISY from the coding sequence ATGGAAAAAAGAATTACTGGAATAGGGGTTTCCCCTGGTATAGCTATAGGTAAAGTTTATCTCTTTTTTAAAAAAGATATAGTAATTTCTAAATGCCCATGTAAAGATGTAGATGCTGAAAAGGCTAAATTATTAGAAGCTAGGAATAAAACCAAAGAACAGCTTATAAAAATAAGAGAAACTACAGCTAAAAAAGTTTCAGAAGAAAAAGCTGCAATATTTGATGCTCATATTACTTTGCTTGAAGATGAAGATTTGCTTGAAGAAGTTAATAACATTATAACTGATGATAAAGTTTGTGCTGAATACGCTTTATCTCAAGGCGTAGAAGTTTACACTAAAATGTTAAGCGAAGTTGAAGATGAATACTTGAGAGAGAGAGCTGGAGATTTAGTTGATATTTCTGACAGATGGATAAGAAATATTCAAGGCGAAGATATACTTGATGTTTCCAATCTGCCTAAAGATTCCATAGTAATTGCAAGAGATTTAACTCCTTCTGATACTGCTAATTTAGATTTGGATAATACTCTTGCATTCGTTACAGAAATAGGCGGAAGAACTTCACATACATCTATTATGGCAAGATCTTTAGAACTTCCTGCTGTTGTAGGTGTAGGCGATAGCTTAAAAGATGTAGAAAATGAGCAGATTATAATAGTTAATGGAAATACAGGTTCTGTTATAGTAAACCCTACTAAAGAATCTATAGATGAATGCCTAAAACTTAAAGAAGAATTCGATAAGAAAAGAGCTTTATTAAAAGAGTATGCTCATAAAGATGCTATATCCAAAGACGGAACAAAAATCAGAGTATATGCTAATATAGGTTCTCCTGCTGATTTAGGCGGAGTTTTGAAAAATGGAGCTGATGGTATAGGGCTTTATAGAACAGAGTTTCTTTTTATGGAAAATACTGACTTCCCTACAGAAGAAGAACAGTTTAAGGCTTATAAAGAAGTAGCTGTTGCTATGAGCGGTCATACTGTTACCATAAGAACTATGGATATAGGAGGAGATAAATATCTTCCTTATTTAGAGATGCCTAAAGAAGAAAATCCGGCACTTGGATGGAGAGCTTTAAGAATATGTTTGGATAAAACTTCTATCATAAGAACACAATTCAGAGCTTTACTTAGAGCTTCTGCTTTTGGTAAGATAAAAGTTATGCTTCCTATGATAGTGTCTATAGAAGAACTTCGTAAGGCTAAAGCTATATTTAATGAATGCAAATTAGAACTTATGAAAGAAAATATTGCATTTAATGAGGCTTTGGAATTGGGTATGATGATAGAAACCCCTTCAGTTGTATTTAGAGCTGAAGCATTTGCAAGGGAATCTGATTTCTTTTCAATAGGTACTAATGATTTAACACAATATACTTTAGCTTCAGACAGAGGAAATGAAAAAATAGCTGCTATTTGCGATCCTTATAACCCATCTGTACTTATAGCTATAAAAATGGCTATAGAAGGGGCACATGCAAGTGGAATTATTATTTCTATGTGCGGAGAATTAGCAGGAGATTTACTTGCTGTACCTTTGCTTTTCGGACTTGGTCTTGATGTATTCTCAATGTCTGCTATATCAATACCTGAAGTTAAAAAAATGATTATATCTTTAGATAAGCCTGAATGTCAAATGCTTGCTAAAAGAGTACTTTCACTTGATACTGCTGAAGAAGTTAAAGCTGAACTATTAAGATTCATAGAAGTACATGAAAAAGGCGGCACTATAAGTTATTAA
- a CDS encoding HPr family phosphocarrier protein, which translates to MTTGKVTIQNDTGLHARPGNEFVTFIKSLAGCKIEVENEAGKRVNASSLLKVLSLGVKKGSVLTVYCDGENEAENLKKIEEFIANLKD; encoded by the coding sequence ATGACTACAGGTAAAGTAACTATACAAAACGATACAGGACTTCATGCTAGACCTGGTAATGAGTTCGTAACATTTATAAAATCATTAGCAGGATGTAAAATAGAAGTAGAAAATGAAGCTGGTAAAAGAGTTAATGCCTCATCTCTTTTAAAAGTTTTGTCCTTAGGTGTAAAAAAAGGCTCTGTACTCACAGTTTATTGTGATGGCGAAAATGAAGCAGAAAATCTTAAAAAAATAGAAGAATTTATAGCTAATTTAAAAGACTAA
- a CDS encoding motility protein A has translation MDIIVPLGVFLVIGINLFGIISGGGNVGHMIDIASAVVTGLGGTTSLLVANDMGTVLGVPKAIKVLLKKPDYDEAQIIITLLSFSEKARREGLLVLEDDIQEISDPLLKKGMQLVVDGTDPELVKNILNTEIDNVEARHDTVRKVFEDAASLYPAWGMIGTLIGLVIMLRSLGGGGGVEAIGSGMAVALITTYYGSVIANGFALPIAGRLAARHSSEATVQSIMVEGILSIQAGDNPRIVKDKLISFLPPSQRQKVNEQVGDR, from the coding sequence ATGGATATAATAGTACCTTTGGGTGTTTTTTTGGTTATAGGTATCAATTTATTTGGTATTATTTCAGGGGGCGGTAATGTCGGGCACATGATAGATATAGCATCTGCAGTAGTAACAGGACTAGGAGGAACAACTTCGCTTTTAGTTGCTAACGATATGGGTACAGTATTGGGTGTTCCTAAAGCTATTAAAGTACTTTTAAAGAAACCAGACTATGATGAAGCACAAATAATTATCACTCTTTTAAGCTTTTCAGAAAAAGCCAGAAGAGAGGGTTTATTAGTATTGGAAGATGATATACAGGAGATTTCAGATCCTTTATTAAAGAAAGGAATGCAGCTTGTAGTAGACGGAACAGATCCCGAATTAGTAAAAAATATTTTGAATACAGAGATAGATAACGTAGAAGCAAGGCACGATACAGTAAGAAAAGTATTTGAGGATGCTGCTTCATTATATCCTGCTTGGGGTATGATTGGTACATTAATCGGACTTGTAATCATGCTTAGAAGCTTAGGCGGCGGCGGCGGTGTTGAAGCAATAGGTTCTGGTATGGCGGTAGCACTTATTACTACATATTACGGATCTGTTATAGCTAACGGTTTTGCTTTGCCTATAGCTGGTAGGCTTGCAGCCAGACACTCATCTGAGGCTACAGTTCAAAGTATTATGGTTGAAGGTATATTATCTATACAGGCAGGTGATAACCCTAGAATAGTAAAAGATAAACTTATATCTTTCTTGCCTCCTTCTCAGCGTCAGAAAGTTAATGAACAAGTTGGAGACAGATAA
- a CDS encoding tetratricopeptide repeat protein, whose translation MNSHNLKYYTLEKIEEILNDNEFYDNDDSESDEKEFIYNKEYSNIIDILNEYLKDDDKNIKKLFLLAKAYYLNFDYKNSKEILKKIIELDSKNDRALYWLACVYYSSNVINDALKNIKNAIEINNQDSEYWFLIGEIYDNIGNYQDAAIAYKKAYDINNTSEVNNNKQYYAFNLAKEYLKTKNFEEAVKYFKKSLENFKDDDNNEIIHYLALSYDKNKQYDEAIDTYCKLLKMDYYSELEDFYSTAIDSLAKIYIKIGNDKEAENLYKNYIKINPSIWSRITKFYDNDINQYKEIIKAYNDMIKENPENNQYYYYLSELYKEIKEYNKAIELYNKAIETNPNDFSYYISIAALYEYIKEYNKAIEMLKKSIENDSDNIEAYIALGDLYEKLGNIEERNAAYRKAIEIYNKENDAYSFEDIGNLYEKLGDIEKRNAAYKKAIEIYNETQDIYHLEKQADLYIKLNDKNNAINSYKKLLEIDPYNNKALEKIEELQ comes from the coding sequence ATGAATTCACATAACTTGAAGTATTATACTTTAGAAAAAATTGAAGAAATACTCAATGATAATGAATTCTATGATAATGATGACTCTGAAAGTGATGAAAAAGAATTCATATATAATAAAGAATATTCTAATATTATAGATATATTAAATGAATATTTAAAAGATGATGATAAAAACATCAAAAAATTATTCCTATTAGCAAAAGCATACTATCTAAACTTTGACTACAAAAACAGCAAGGAAATATTAAAAAAAATAATTGAATTAGACAGCAAAAATGACAGAGCATTATATTGGCTTGCATGTGTATACTATTCTTCTAATGTTATTAATGATGCTTTAAAAAATATAAAAAATGCAATAGAAATAAACAATCAAGACTCTGAATATTGGTTTTTGATAGGAGAAATATACGATAATATAGGAAATTACCAAGATGCTGCTATCGCATACAAAAAAGCTTATGATATAAACAATACATCAGAAGTTAATAATAATAAGCAATATTATGCCTTTAATTTGGCAAAAGAATATTTAAAAACTAAAAACTTTGAAGAGGCCGTAAAATATTTTAAAAAATCTTTAGAAAACTTTAAAGATGATGATAATAATGAAATTATTCATTATTTGGCATTATCTTATGATAAAAATAAACAATACGATGAAGCTATAGATACATATTGCAAACTATTAAAAATGGATTATTATAGTGAATTAGAGGACTTTTATTCTACTGCGATAGATTCCCTTGCAAAAATATATATAAAAATCGGAAATGATAAAGAAGCTGAAAACTTATACAAAAACTATATAAAAATTAATCCTTCTATATGGAGCAGAATAACAAAATTTTATGATAATGATATTAATCAATATAAAGAAATAATCAAAGCATATAATGATATGATAAAAGAAAATCCTGAAAATAATCAATATTATTATTATTTATCTGAATTGTATAAAGAAATTAAAGAATATAATAAGGCTATAGAACTATATAATAAAGCTATAGAAACAAATCCTAATGATTTTAGTTATTATATTTCAATAGCAGCATTATATGAATACATTAAGGAATATAATAAAGCTATAGAAATGTTAAAAAAGTCCATAGAAAATGATTCTGATAATATTGAAGCATATATTGCATTAGGAGATTTATATGAGAAATTGGGAAATATAGAAGAAAGAAATGCAGCATATAGAAAAGCCATAGAAATATATAATAAAGAAAATGATGCTTACAGTTTTGAGGATATTGGAAATTTATATGAAAAATTAGGAGATATAGAAAAAAGAAATGCCGCATATAAAAAAGCCATAGAAATATATAATGAAACCCAAGATATATATCATTTGGAAAAACAGGCGGATTTATATATAAAACTTAATGATAAAAATAATGCTATTAACTCATATAAAAAATTATTAGAAATAGATCCTTATAATAATAAAGCTTTAGAAAAAATAGAAGAATTACAGTAG
- a CDS encoding M23 family metallopeptidase produces the protein MYIKHKKKKNNKKYINKKTSPFHLFFNKIGRFLTHRIYFMFIPHSKKKTKTLSLPVYSIIIIVLIISLSLLSTFSFLTKNTVLASKTEVLSGSYKDKLSEINSLENIFSSVVTNDYYRNDMSNIASLMNVDTNNINLAANYADNILLMNSRAEELEKLKSYLDELKANITSKNNALEPIPSILPIDSRYAVISRPYQEGSIISKGIGFETIAGTLIRATASGTVNDISYNKDTGFTITIYHRFGIITRYSGLATSLVSERMDVKKGEILGNAKTGVFEYELRIASEYVNPLIFTTVEYE, from the coding sequence ATGTATATAAAACATAAAAAAAAGAAAAATAATAAAAAATATATCAATAAAAAGACTAGCCCATTTCATTTATTTTTTAATAAAATCGGCAGGTTTCTCACGCATAGAATTTATTTTATGTTTATACCTCATTCTAAGAAGAAAACTAAAACCTTATCGCTTCCTGTATATTCTATTATAATAATAGTATTGATAATTTCTTTATCTCTTCTTAGTACTTTTTCTTTTCTTACAAAAAATACAGTTTTGGCAAGTAAGACTGAAGTGTTAAGCGGAAGTTATAAGGATAAATTATCTGAGATAAATTCGCTTGAAAATATATTCAGCTCTGTTGTTACTAATGACTATTACAGAAATGATATGTCTAATATTGCTTCTCTCATGAATGTTGATACAAATAATATAAATTTGGCAGCAAATTATGCAGATAATATTTTACTTATGAATTCAAGAGCCGAAGAGTTAGAAAAATTGAAATCATATTTAGATGAGTTAAAGGCTAATATAACTTCAAAAAATAATGCATTAGAGCCTATACCGTCTATACTTCCAATAGATTCAAGATATGCAGTTATATCCAGACCTTATCAGGAAGGCTCTATTATATCAAAGGGAATAGGTTTTGAAACTATTGCTGGAACTCTGATTAGGGCTACTGCTTCAGGTACAGTTAATGATATATCTTACAATAAAGATACAGGATTTACTATTACAATTTATCATAGATTTGGTATTATTACCAGATACAGCGGACTTGCTACCTCTTTAGTATCAGAAAGAATGGATGTAAAGAAGGGGGAAATATTGGGAAATGCCAAAACAGGTGTTTTTGAATATGAATTGAGAATAGCTAGCGAATATGTTAATCCATTAATATTTACAACAGTGGAATATGAATGA
- a CDS encoding AtpZ/AtpI family protein → MNITENKKLQNGIKYAALGVEFGSMVLGLTFVGYYADKHFNSKPLFTIIGIFVGFVSGIYRLYKISKTFDKINKNK, encoded by the coding sequence ATGAATATAACTGAAAATAAAAAATTACAAAATGGAATAAAATATGCAGCACTTGGTGTTGAGTTTGGCAGTATGGTATTAGGTTTGACTTTTGTTGGATATTATGCTGATAAACATTTTAACAGTAAGCCTTTATTTACAATAATAGGCATATTTGTGGGTTTTGTCTCGGGGATTTATAGGCTTTATAAAATATCCAAGACTTTTGACAAAATTAATAAGAATAAATAA